A stretch of Lathyrus oleraceus cultivar Zhongwan6 chromosome 6, CAAS_Psat_ZW6_1.0, whole genome shotgun sequence DNA encodes these proteins:
- the LOC127092672 gene encoding ABC transporter G family member 21 yields MMPPEQETSIKAPNNNSPNTNRSESSSIHGGEPEGSSSNKVKPSLDIDHTAINIPSHPTTPVTTFSILPQSLRPITLKFEDVSYSITLTNQKKSGCVLGKESKVTRKVLNGVTGIARPGELTAMLGPSGSGKTTLLTALAGRLTGKVTGTITYNGNSDSSCMKRKIGFVSQDDVVYPHLTVLETLTYTALLRLPKTLTREEKVEHAERIITELGLTRCRNSPVGGCMALFRGISGGERKRMSIAQEMLVNPSLLLLDEPTSGLDSTTAQLIVSVLRGLARSGRTVVTTIHQPSSRLYRMFDKVVVLSDGYPIYSGNAGRVMDYLGSVGFVPGFNFVNPADFLLDLANGIIADAKHDDEIDQYDQDQASVKQSLISSYKKNLYPALKEDIQKNNIESLVFTSQGTSRRSSDNQWNTGWWEQFRILLKRGLQERRHESFSRLKIFQVLSVSILSGLLWWHSDPSHIQDQVGLLFFFSIFWGFFPLFNAIFAFPLEKPMLTKERSSGMYHLSSYYVARMVGDLPMELVLPTIFVTITYWMGGLKPSLVTFVLTLLIMLFNVLVSQGIGLALGAILMDVKQATTLASVTMLVFLLAGGYYIQKMPSFIAWLKYFSFSHYCYKLLVGVQYSVNEMYECRQGLHCRVRDFPAIKCLELDDTMWGDVAALAVMFVGYRIVAYLALRMGQPKCQKT; encoded by the exons ATGATGCCCCCTGAGCAAGAAACAAGTATTAAGGCACCAAATAACAACTCACCCAACACAAACAGATCAGAGAGTAGCTCCATCCATGGCGGTGAGCCAGAAGGTTCTTCTTCGAACAAAGTTAAACCTAGTTTGGATATCGATCACACCGCCATTAATATTCCTTCTCATCCAACTACACCAGTAACAACATTTTCTATTCTTCCTCAGTCCCTGAGACCAATCACCCTCAAA TTTGAAGATGTTTCATATAGTATAACCTTAACAAACCAAAAGAAAAGCGGTTGCGTTTTGGGAAAAGAATCAAAGGTAACAAGAAAAGTGTTAAACGGAGTCACCGGAATAGCGAGACCCGGCGAGTTAACAGCAATGTTAGGTCCGTCAGGCAGCGGCAAGACCACCCTGCTGACGGCCCTTGCCGGAAGACTTACCGGGAAAGTTACCGGTACAATAACATACAACGGAAACTCCGATTCAAGCTGTATGAAACGCAAGATAGGGTTTGTTTCACAAGACGACGTCGTTTACCCTCACCTAACAGTGTTGGAGACGCTAACCTACACTGCTCTGTTGAGGCTTCCCAAAACTCTTACCCGGGAAGAGAAAGTAGAACATGCGGAGAGGATAATCACCGAGCTCGGTCTTACGCGGTGTCGAAACAGTCCCGTCGGTGGGTGTATGGCGCTTTTCCGGGGAATCTCCGGCGGGGAGAGGAAACGGATGAGTATTGCGCAAGAGATGTTGGTGAACCCGAGTTTGTTGTTGCTGGATGAACCGACTTCCGGTTTGGACTCAACCACGGCTCAACTTATTGTTTCGGTTCTTAGAGGACTCGCCCGGTCCGGTCGAACCGTTGTGACTACTATTCATCAGCCTTCGAGCCGGTTGTATAGGATGTTTGATAAAGTGGTGGTTTTATCTGACGGGTACCCGATATATAGTGGAAACGCGGGTCGGGTCATGGATTATCTTGGATCCGTTGGATTTGTTCCGGGTTTCAACTTTGTTAATCCTGCTGATTTTTTACTTGACCTTGCTAATG GAATAATTGCTGATGCGAAACATGATGATGAGATAGATCAATATGATCAAGATCAAGCTTCTGTAAAACAATCACTGATTTCATCATACAAGAAAAATTTATACCCTGCTCTTAAAGAAGATATTCAGAAAAACAATATTGAATCATTAGTGTTTACATCACAAGGAACATCTAGAC GTTCTTCCGATAACCAATGGAACACTGGCTGGTGGGAACAATTCAGGATTCTGCTCAAGAGGGGTTTACAAGAGAGGAGACACGAATCTTTTTCTCGCTTAAAGATTTTTCAAGTATTGTCTGTTTCTATTCTCTCTGGACTCCTTTGGTGGCACTCTGATCCTTCACACATACAAGACCAG gtaggacttctattcttctTCTCGATCTTTTGGGGATTCTTCCCTCTCTTTAATGCAATCTTTGCATTTCCACTAGAGAAACCAATGCTAACAAAAGAAAGATCATCAGGCATGTACCATCTATCTTCCTACTATGTTGCTAGGATGGTAGGAGACTTACCAATGGAGCTTGTTCTTCCTACTATTTTCGTAACTATCACCTATTGGATGGGCGGTCTTAAGCCTTCTCTTGTAACATTTGTGTTAACTCTTTTGATCATGCTTTTCAATGTTTTAGTCTCTCAAGGAATAGGCTTAGCACTTGGTGCAATTCTAATGGATGTTAAGCAAGCAACAACATTAGCTTCTGTGACAATGTTGGTTTTTCTTTTAGCTGGTGGTTACTACATTCAGAAAATGCCCTCTTTTATTGCTTGGTTAAAGTACTTTTCTTTTAGTCACTACTGCTATAAGCTACTTGTAGGGGTGCAGTATTCAGTAAATGAAATGTATGAATGTAGACAAGGGTTGCATTGTAGGGTAAGAGATTTTCCGGCCATAAAGTGTTTGGAGCTTGACGATACCATGTGGGGAGATGTGGCTGCATTGGCTGTAATGTTTGTTGGATACAGAATTGTTGCATATTTAGCTTTAAGGATGGGTCAACCTAAATGCCAAAAGACTTAA
- the LOC127092912 gene encoding uncharacterized protein LOC127092912: MDHLVTSSCILSTKHLLAQPLISCDCPFPQNAKIFVKALQSMMLKAVLPVWTHPQLLARQSEPCEPYNICTNSGNCSCPSVLLPSCKLGFVSPGGDDKSEKSIEFLKADDGLSYFSLDFLPPYSNTDLIRLSQVMEVEVETSTSSRFPTMRKSHDNSTPEAIKAPTS, encoded by the exons ATGGACCATCTAGTGACCTCCTCTTGTATATTATCGACAAAGCACTTGCTTGCACAACCCCTTATAAGTTGTGATTGCCCTTTCCCACAGAATGCCAAGATATTTGTGAAGGCCCTCCAATCTATGATGTTGAAGGCAGTGCTTCCAGTTTGGACTCATCCCCAACTTTTAGCACGCCAGTCAGAGCCTTGTGAACCTTACAACATATGCACAAATAGTGGTAATTGTAGCTGTCCTTCTGTTCTTCTCCCTAGTTGTAAACTAGGTTTTGTTTCTCCTGGTGGCGATGATAAATCAGAAAAGTCTATTGAGTTTCTGAAAGCTGATGATGGACTTAGTTACTTTTCTCTTGATTTTCTTCCGCCCTATTCGAATACCGACTTGATCAG GTTGTCTCAAGTGATGGAAGTGGAAGTAGAAACAAGCACATCATCTAGATTTCCAACTATGAGAAAGAGCCATGATAACAGCACTCCTGAAGCAATCAAAGCACCAACATCTTGA